In Numidum massiliense, a single genomic region encodes these proteins:
- the resB gene encoding cytochrome c biogenesis protein ResB, producing the protein MVENTKCACGHNNPVGTVLCEHCGRPLDVEVENIAQGKLDMRYEGKARRSQKRHKSLVDRVWTFFSSVKVAIVLIAITLLASIIGTIFPQERNISAVDVEAWYEQEYGVWGEIYYNLGLGDLYGSWWYVLLVFLIGTSLVICSLDRIIPLYKALKYQRVKKDVGFIEKQRVAGKRDIANEDGGALLDRLALKLSERRYNVRREGNALLAEKGRISRWGPYINHIGLIIFLIGMLMRLLPGWYLDEMTWVVEGETNKLRGTEYYLKNNGFKVEYYDPEEAGQQKIEKKFETKAVLYEKDLASGKMTEVAEKAINVNDPLQYNGVNIYQALYQEQALTAMTLAVTDKKTGEAVGEIDIDLRDPDTMYELPGGVKIEALRYYPSFALEETTGVDGEVKTRAATRSRDPDQPGLQFKITSPKVPDGEEIWVIAGGNLDEQFKDNRYKLKLSNIEFAYSSGLQVRIDKALPIVLVGAVIFLIGVVMGFHWQHRRVWVNIKDDMLYFGAHTNKNWYGLKNDVRPAAEAADIHIGDDAKS; encoded by the coding sequence ATGGTTGAAAATACGAAGTGTGCGTGCGGACACAACAACCCAGTCGGAACTGTTTTGTGCGAGCACTGCGGGCGTCCGCTCGACGTTGAAGTTGAGAATATCGCGCAAGGAAAGTTAGACATGCGCTACGAAGGGAAAGCGCGGCGTTCACAAAAACGACATAAGTCGCTCGTCGACCGCGTATGGACGTTTTTTTCTTCTGTTAAAGTCGCGATCGTCTTGATTGCCATTACCCTTCTCGCTTCCATCATCGGCACGATTTTTCCCCAAGAGCGAAACATTTCGGCCGTCGACGTCGAAGCTTGGTACGAACAGGAGTACGGCGTATGGGGTGAAATATACTACAACCTCGGATTAGGCGATTTGTATGGTTCGTGGTGGTACGTGCTGTTAGTGTTTCTCATCGGCACATCGCTCGTCATCTGTAGCCTCGACCGCATTATCCCGCTGTATAAGGCGCTCAAATATCAGCGCGTCAAAAAAGACGTCGGCTTTATTGAGAAACAGCGCGTCGCCGGCAAGCGCGACATTGCAAACGAAGACGGCGGAGCACTGCTCGACAGGCTCGCCTTGAAACTGTCGGAGCGGCGGTATAACGTGAGGCGCGAAGGCAACGCCTTGCTAGCGGAGAAAGGAAGAATTAGCCGCTGGGGACCGTACATTAACCATATCGGACTCATTATTTTCTTGATCGGCATGTTAATGCGGTTGTTGCCCGGCTGGTATTTGGACGAGATGACGTGGGTTGTCGAAGGTGAGACGAACAAACTGCGCGGCACGGAATATTACCTCAAAAATAATGGTTTCAAGGTCGAATACTACGACCCGGAAGAAGCGGGGCAACAAAAGATCGAAAAGAAATTTGAGACGAAAGCGGTGTTGTATGAAAAAGATTTAGCGAGCGGCAAAATGACTGAAGTAGCTGAAAAAGCGATCAACGTGAACGACCCGCTGCAGTACAACGGTGTAAATATTTATCAAGCGCTATATCAAGAACAAGCGTTAACCGCGATGACTTTGGCTGTCACCGATAAAAAAACTGGTGAGGCTGTCGGGGAAATAGATATTGATTTGCGCGATCCGGACACGATGTACGAATTGCCAGGAGGGGTTAAGATCGAAGCGCTGCGGTACTATCCGTCTTTCGCGCTCGAAGAGACAACAGGTGTGGACGGAGAAGTGAAAACGCGTGCGGCGACTCGTTCGCGCGATCCGGATCAACCAGGCTTGCAGTTCAAAATTACGTCGCCTAAAGTACCGGATGGTGAGGAAATATGGGTGATTGCAGGTGGAAATCTCGACGAACAGTTTAAAGACAACCGCTACAAACTGAAATTGTCTAACATCGAGTTCGCCTATTCGAGTGGGCTGCAGGTGCGCATCGATAAAGCGTTGCCGATCGTTTTGGTCGGTGCGGTCATTTTTCTCATCGGCGTGGTGATGGGCTTTCACTGGCAACATCGCCGCGTATGGGTCAACATTAAGGACGACATGCTCTACTTCGGCGCCCATA
- a CDS encoding pseudouridine synthase, with protein MQERLQKVIAGAGIASRRKAEQLIAAGRVQVNGETVTTLGTKVDVNSDEVTVDGRTIGQETFHYYMFYKPTGVITSVEDQFARKVVTDYFKRVPARMYPVGRLDYDTEGLLLMTNDGELTHRLTHPSYEIEKSYLARVKGVPNDAALMQLRRGVALDDGLTAPARASLVRVEGENAWLRLVIHEGRNRQVRRMCAAVGFPVLTLKRDGLGCLTLGKLTAGQYRPLQKRELDKLRQLVGLNS; from the coding sequence GTGCAAGAACGTTTGCAAAAAGTCATTGCCGGCGCCGGCATTGCGTCGCGCCGTAAAGCGGAACAACTCATTGCTGCCGGACGGGTGCAAGTGAACGGGGAGACGGTGACGACACTCGGAACAAAAGTCGATGTGAACAGTGACGAAGTGACTGTCGACGGCCGGACCATCGGGCAGGAAACGTTTCACTATTACATGTTTTATAAACCGACCGGCGTCATTACGAGTGTGGAAGACCAGTTTGCGCGCAAGGTCGTCACAGATTACTTTAAACGCGTGCCGGCGAGGATGTACCCAGTCGGGCGCTTGGATTACGACACGGAAGGGCTCTTATTAATGACGAACGACGGGGAGCTCACACATCGCTTAACGCACCCTAGCTATGAAATCGAAAAGAGTTACCTCGCACGCGTCAAGGGGGTGCCAAATGACGCCGCACTTATGCAGTTGCGCCGCGGCGTGGCGCTCGATGACGGTCTAACGGCGCCGGCGCGCGCCTCGCTCGTCCGCGTCGAAGGAGAAAACGCGTGGCTACGGCTCGTCATTCACGAAGGGAGAAACCGACAAGTACGGCGCATGTGTGCGGCGGTCGGTTTTCCGGTACTTACTTTAAAGCGGGACGGCCTCGGCTGTCTAACCCTCGGTAAACTGACAGCGGGACAATATCGTCCCTTGCAGAAGAGAGAATTGGACAAGTTGCGGCAGTTAGTCGGGCTAAACAGTTAA
- a CDS encoding spore maturation protein, translated as MLATMELISSWLLPALIAFVPVYGLARRVNVFDSFVSGAKESIPTMLSIFPNLLGMMVSIHVFRESGAMDLVIAALSPLLQWMNFPEEVVPLAMMRPISGSGSLALAAELIRDYGPDTFLGRLASTMQGSTDTTLYVLTVYFGAVSIRNSRYALKVGLLADAVGLLSAWLLVTVMFA; from the coding sequence TTGTTAGCTACAATGGAATTAATCTCAAGTTGGCTGTTGCCAGCACTCATCGCTTTCGTACCAGTCTACGGCTTGGCGCGGCGAGTGAATGTGTTTGACAGTTTCGTCAGCGGTGCCAAAGAGAGCATTCCGACGATGCTTAGCATTTTTCCTAACTTGCTCGGGATGATGGTCAGTATTCACGTGTTTCGCGAATCGGGGGCGATGGATCTCGTGATTGCCGCGCTCTCTCCGTTGTTACAGTGGATGAATTTTCCTGAAGAAGTCGTGCCACTGGCGATGATGCGACCCATTTCCGGCTCGGGTTCACTCGCGCTCGCGGCGGAATTAATCCGCGACTACGGCCCAGACACTTTCCTCGGGCGCCTCGCTTCGACGATGCAAGGGAGTACCGATACGACGTTGTACGTGCTCACCGTCTACTTCGGCGCCGTTAGTATTCGCAACAGCCGCTACGCGTTAAAGGTCGGTTTACTCGCCGATGCGGTCGGCTTGCTGTCCGCGTGGCTGTTAGTGACCGTTATGTTTGCCTAA